The following is a genomic window from Geoalkalibacter halelectricus.
GAGCACCTCCAGGGTACGAAAATTGCCACGATCACGCAGGCACCGCAAACCCAACTCCTGGACGAAGGCGCAGGGGTCGGCCCCCGCGGACGGCATCACATCCATGTCCCAACGGGCCAACAGGCCCTGTAGAGCCAGGGCGCCGCTCAAATCCGGGGCAACGCTCCCCGGCCAACTCAGATCATCCAAGGCCCGCGCTTCGCCGGCCTCGTTGGCCTCGCCGGGTGGCGCCTCATCGACCGCTTCGTCGGAGGCGCTCTGCGCGGCCAGGACCTGCACGCCCTCGCCGCCGCCATCATAAAAATAAACGCCCGCCGCCACCACCGCCGCAACCGCCACCGCCGTTACGCCGACTCCAACCCAGCGTAGCAGCGCTACGGGACGCGCGGGCCTCTCCCCGAAGACTTCCCGGGCGGCCTGGCGCAGAATAGCCGGGGTGACCCGTCGCTGTTCTTTGGCAAATACCCCGAGCAGGGCACGATCGCAGAGCAAGTTGACCATCCGCGGCACGCCGCCGCTCAGCCCATGGAGTCGACGCAACACGGAGCGCGGAAACAGATCCGTGCTTGCGGCACGTGCCAGCCCCGCGACCTGCAGGCGGTGATGGACATAGGAAACCATCTCCTCATAAGCCAGGGGACGCAAATGGTAGCGCGCGGTGATGCGCTGGGAGAACTGACGCAACTCCTGGCGCGCCAGGATGTCGCGAAACTCGGGCTGGCCGAGCAAAATGATCTGCAGCAACTTTTCGCGGTTGGTTTCCAGGTTGGTGAGCAGGCGCAACTGCTCAAGGACCGAGACGCTGAGGTTTTGCGCCTCGTCGATGATCACCACGGTGCGCCGCCCGGCGGCGTGATTGGCGAGCAGGTAGGCGTTGATGCGGTCGACGAACACCTTGACGCTCTGATTGCCCTCGGGATAGGCGATCTCCAGTTCGTCGCAGATGGTGGCCAGCAGTTCGCGGCTGGTGACCTTGGGATTGAGGACGAAGGCCACCTCGCAGTCGTCCGGCAGTTGTTCGAGCAGACAGCGGCACACGGTGGTCTTGCCGGTACCCACCTCGCCGGTGAGCAGCACGAAACCACCCTCGCTGCGAATCCCGTACACCAGATGCGCCAGGGCCTCGCGGTGATGTTCGCTCATGAACAAATAGCGGGGATCGGGCGCGATGGAGAAGGGGGCTTCCTGCAATCCGAAATAGTCGAGGTACATGGGGCTCACTAGAGAAAAGCGCGGTGACTTAAAAGGTTAGCGCACATGTTAGGGGAGTGCGGGAAGGAAAGTCAAGAAGTGACGCCCGCTCATCAGGGATGTCCCACAAGGTTCCGTGATTTGACGACCGTTAAACAGTGTTTTCACCGTGCCCATTGAGTAGGACCTGTTTTCCTTCAGTTTCCCTAAAAAACCATAAAATAGTTTTTCCTTTTAGGATCCCCCCATTGCCAGTGCTTAATAAAAATATTTTTTTCCTTTCCGGTTTTTGGTTTTTATTTTGCTGCGTATACGCCATTGCACCGTCCGCCACCACCAAAGGGCGACATGCAGACAATGAATGCTTCACCCCGAAGTCCATGGGAAATTGCAACCCCGGATCAACGCGGAAGGAGAGATCCATTGGCCAAGATAGTTCTTGATCCCGTCACGCGCATCGAGGGGCACCTGCGCATCGAAACCCAGGTCGCCGCCGGGCGGGTCACGGAAGCCTGGAGCAAGGGCGAGATGTTTCGCGGTTTCGAAGCTCTGCTGCAAGGTCGCGACCCTCTTGACGCTCCGGTCATCACCCAGCGCATCTGCGGCGTGTGCCCCATAAGTCACGCTCTCTCATCTTGCAAGGCCATCGAATCGGCAACCGGCCTCAACGTTCCGGCCAACGGCCGCTACTTGAGAAATCTCATCCTCGGGGCCAACTATCTGCAAAGTCACATATTGCACTTTTACCACCTGTCGGCCCTCGACTTCGTTCACGTCGAGGCATTGCTCGACTATTCGGGACGGGATCCGGTACTGCTCGACCTGAAACATTGGGCGCAGAGCGAACTCAACACCAATCGCGTTTTACCGGTGGCGCCCTTTCTGCCGAAATTGCCTGGCGACTATGCGCAAAATGCCCAATGGAACCTCGGCGCTCTGAGCAACTATGTCGAAGCCCTGGACATACGCCGCGAGGCCCATCGCATGGCCGCCCTCGTCGGAGGGAAAATGCCCCATGCCGCGACGCTGGTTCCCGGAGGGGTGACCTGCGCGACCGACGCGGACATGCTTGAGGATTTCCGCTCCCGCCTGCGGCGCGTAAGGCGCTTTATCGAAAGGTGCTACATTCCCGATGTCCTTCAAGCCGCGCGTCTCTACCCTGAGTATGCCACCGTCGGGCGCGGAGTGGCACGTTTTCTGTCCTACGGCGTTTTCGACGAGGAAAGCACCACCTGGATGCCCGCCGGAACCCTCAACGGCCGCGGCCATGAACGCCTGGATCTCTCTCTCATTCACGAGGACACCACAACCGGGTTCTATCGCGGCAACCACAAATCCCACCCGCAAAACGCCCCAAGCCCCATTCCTCAAACCGACAAACCCAGGGCTTATTCATGGCTCAAGGCACCACGCTATAACGGATTAAGTTATGAAGTCGGACCCCTGGCACGCATTATGGTGGCCGCGGCGGCCGGCGAGCCGTCCATCGTGGATCCCCTCACGGATTTTCTTCGTGAAGCCCGCCTGGGGCAGGACCAGCTTGCCAGCACCCTGGGGCGCCACGCGGCCCGGGCCTTTGAGGCCCAGCTCATCGCTGCGCGCATGGAAAACTGGCTGGATGCCGTCACCCCGGGCGCACCGGCGATCTTGCCCTACCAAAACAGCGACGCGGGCAACGGGGTCGGATTGATCGAGGCGCCGCGAGGCGCGCTCGGCCATTGGATCAGCCTCAAATCAGGGCGCATCGGAAGTTACCAATGCATCGTGCCCAGCACCTGGAATTTTTCCCCGCGCGACGGCGATCAGAATCCCGGCCCGGTCGAGAGCGCCCTGGTGGGCACCGCGGTCAATCCTGAATTCAAGGGGCTTGAGGTAGCGCGCGTCGTGCGCTCCTTCGATCCCTGCATCGCTTGCGCCGTGCATTAGTTTTCATCCGAAGGGGTGCCTAGCATGAAAATGACACGCAGAACCTTTCTCAAGGACGCCGGTATCTTCGTCGCCGCCCTTGGTTTGGAGCCGGTCTGGCTTCCCAAGATGGCCGACGCCCTGGAGGACATGGCCTACGGCCGCGCGCCGATTCTCTGGCTCCAGGGCCTTTCCTGCTCCGGATGCTCCGTGAGCCTGCTCAATTCGGAAAGCCCCGGTCCCGCCGACCTCATCACCCGCTACCTGTCCCTGTACTTCCACCAGACCCTCTCGGCGGCTACGGGCCCGGCCGCCAAGGACGCCGTGGAACGGGCCATCGCCAAGGGGGGCTACATTCTGGTCGTGGAGGGGGCGGTTCCCCTGACGCTGAAGGAAGCCTGCAAATTCGCCGACGAAAACTTCGCCGACCAGTTGCTGCGCGCGGCCCGATCCGCCCAGGCCGTCGTGTCCACCGGCACCTGCGCGGCCTTCGGCGGGATTCCCGCCGCCCCGCCCAACCTCACGGGAGCCGCCGGAGTCGATGCCGCCCTGAAGCAAGCTGGGCTGCGCCGACCGTTGATCAACTTGCCGGGTTGTCCCGCCCATCCGGCGTGGATCGTCGGCACGCTGATGCAGGTCCTAAAAGTCGGCATGCCCGATCTCGACGCGCACCTGCGGCCGAAGATCTTCTACGATCACCTGCTGCATGAGCAATGTCCCCTTTTTGCCCTGTACCAGAAGAAACATTTCGCGGAAAACCTCGGCGAGGAGGGCTGTCTATTCAAGATGGGCTGCCAGGGCGTCATCACCCAGGCCGACTGCTCGCTCCGTGGGTGGAACGGCGGTGTGAGCTGGTGCATTCGCGGCCGCAGCAACTGTATCGGCTGCGCGCGTCCGGAATTTGCCCTTGATCCGCGGTTCGCCTTTTTCCGCCTCAATGAGGAAAATCTCTTTTGAAACCTGACTTATTTCAGGAGCTCAACCAATGCGCATAAACATTCAGTGGAGAGTCGGCGGACTTCTTGCGCTGGTGTTGGTTATCGCCTTCGGCGCCAGCATACTCATCGCCACCACGCAGACGCGAGGGCTTCTGCACAACATCTCGGAGCAGGCCCTCGGCGCCTTGGACCGCGCCGGCAATGACAGGGCCCTCAATGTTTTCAACAGCTTCGAGACAGGCGCGGCGGGATCCATCGAAAGGGGCGAGATGGACATCTTTCGCGAACTGATTCAGGATCTCGGGGCGATCGCCGGCGTCGAGGAAATCGGCCTGACCGATCCGGAGGGCTTGATCGTCTATACCAATCGCCCGGAGCAGTTAAACCGGCCCCTGAATCCCGCGGATTTCTCCGAGACCGTCGCCTCGGGCTACGACCTGCTGAAAAAGGAGCAGGGCGATTCCCTGTTTCTGGCCCGCGGCCACTATCTCACCGCGGACTGCCTGCGTTGCCATTTCAACGCGCGCCTCAACGACCTATCCGGGGTTCTGTACCTACGCTACGACATGAAGGATATCCGCGAAACCGCCGCCCTCATGGCGGCGGCCACCGACCAGGCGGGCCTAAGCAGCATGCGTACCGGACTGGCGACGGGTCTGGGCGGATTGATCGCGGCGCTCGTCTGCACCCATGTTTTGCTTGGACGGCTGGTAAAAACTCCCGTCGTCCGGCTGCGGGCGATGATGCAGGGACTTTCCGACGGTCGACTGGTGCAGCGCCTCGGAATGACCCGGCAGGATGAAATCGGCGATACCGCCCGCGCCATGGACGCCCTGGCGGATAGTTTGCGCGACGAGGTGGTGCAAACTCTCACGCGCCTGGCTGATGGCGATCTGACCGGCAGCGTGCGGCCTCGCGCCGCGGAGGACGTGGTGCGCGGATCCCTGAAGAAGCTCTCGGAAGATCTGCGCAACACCATCACCCAGATTCATCAGTCCGCCGACCAGATCTCCTGCGGGGCCAACCAGGTCGCATCCGCGAGCCAAAACCTCTCCAAGGGAGCGACGGACCAGGCGGCATCCCTGGAGGAAATTTCAGCGTCCATGAACGAAATCGCGAGCCAAACCCGCCAGGGAGCGGAAAACGCCTCGGGCGCCGGTGGCCTCATTCACGAAATTCAGGAAGCAGCCGGACAGGGCCAGAAACGAATGGGAGAGATGGTTCAAGCCATGACCAATATCAATCAAGCCGGTCACAATATCGAAAAGATCATTAAAACCATCGACGAAATAGCCTTCCAGACCAATCTTCTGGCGCTAAACGCGGCCGTGGAGGCGGCGCGGGCCGGGCAGCACGGCCGCGGCTTCGCCGTGGTCGCCGAAGAGGTTCGCTCCCTCGCGGGCCGCTGCGCCAACGCCGCGCAGGAAACCTCGCTGCTGATCGCCGATGCGGTCGAAAAGGCCGAATCGGGAGCGCAAATCGCCCGCGGCACCCAGGAATCCTTTGCCTCCATCGTCGGCGGGATCGAAAACATCACCAAACTTGTGGCGGAAATCGCCACATCCACCCAGGATCAGGCCGAGGGAATCTCGCAAGTCAATCTGGGTCTGGGACAGGTCGATCAGGTCACCCAGCAAAACACCGCCAACGCCGAGCAAAGCGCGGCCGCCGCGGAGGAGTTGGCCGGCCAGTCCCGTCATCTGCGCGAGCTTATGGGACGTTTCAAACTTCCCTCAACCCGGCTGCTTGGCTAATCAGCGCCTACCCTACCCCAGGGGCACCACCAGCACCGGCCGCTTGGAACGATGCAGCACTTTCTCCGCGACGCTGCCGAGAAAGGTATAATGCAGCCGCCCTTTGCCGTGTGAGCCGAGCACGATGAGATCGGCGTCAATTTCATCGGCTTCGGAAAGGATACGCGCCACGGGGTTGCCGTGACGCACGTGGATTTCACTCACCAGGGTGGCGCCCTCGTTCGGATCGCCGATTTCCTCGCGCGCGAAGGCTTCGAGACGCATGCGGATTTCCTGCCGCACCTCGTCCTTGTGGTCGAGCTCCATGTCCGCCAGGCGCTCTTCCCCCATCACCGTCGCCACAAAATTGAGCACCGCCGGTTCCACCTCGGGCAAGACGTGCAAAATATGAATGCGCGCCTCGAACCGTCGCGCCAGGGCCAGGGCGTGACGAAAGGCATGGGCGGCGTTGGATGACAGATCGGTGGCGTAGAGCAGCGTGCGGTAGACAGGCAGCATGGCAACTCTCCTCGGAATCAGGCGGCTGCGGCCGAAGGCTTGCGGGTACGCAGCTTCTGCAGGGCGAAAATCACCAGATACAGGGCCAGACCGACCATATAGCTCAGGTAGTGGTTTTCGATGCCGATGAAGCCGGCGAAAAATCCCGGCCGGAACATGATCAGCGCCACCCCGAGCAGCATAATAAGCTCATACCAGCGGGTGCGCGTCACGAACCAGCACTGAGTCGCCGAAACGAAGGCAAAGGCGCCGATGCAGGTCATGCCGAAGATGTAGAAGGGCAGAAAGTAGCCCTCGACCCCCACCAGCAGCATATCCGTATTGAAAATGAACATGAAGGGCAACACCGCCGTACGGATATCGTAGGCGAAGGCCTGCAACCCCGTGGGAATGGGATCGGAGCGGGCGATGGCGCTGGCCGCGTAGGCCGCCAGCCCCACCGGCGGGGTGTCGTCGGCGAGAATCCCGAAATAGAAAACGAACAGATGCGCGGCGATGAGCGGCACCTCGAATCCCTGCCAGCCGGCGATGGTCACCAGGGCCGGTGCTGTCAGCGACGCCATGACGATGTAGTTGGCGGTGGTCGGCAGGCCCATGCCGAGAATCAGGCTGGCCAGGGCGGTGATGAGCAGCATGAGATAGAGATTGCCGCGACTCAGGGTATTGATGATGTCGGTGATCAATCCGCCCAGCCCCAGAGTCACCACGCCGACGATGATGCCCGCAGCCGCGGTAGCCACCGCCACCGCCACCATGTTGCGCCCCCCGGAGATCAACCCGCTGAGAATATCCATGGCGCCCTGCTTGAGCCCTTGCAGGGGACTGCCGCCGTAAATCAGGGCCTTGACCGGGTGCTGCAGCAGCATGATCACCGCCAGAACCAGAATCGCGCGGTAGGCGGCGAGGTCGGGAGAATGGCGCGGGATGATGAGTTCGTAAAGCAGCACCAGGATCGGCACAAGATAATAGAAGCCGCTGCGCAAAATGGCGAAAAATACCGGCATCTCGGCCTTGGTCAGCCCGCGCATGCCGAGTTTGGACGCCTCCAGGTGGGTGAGAAAAAACAGCGCGAAATAACTGGCGAAAGCCGGGATGGCCGCGGCCTTGACCACTTCCAGGTAGGAGATGTTGACGTACTCGGCGATGATGAAGGCCGCCGCGCCCATGATCGGCGGCATGAGTTGGCCGTTGGTGGACACCGCCACCTCGATGGCGGCGGCCTTTTTGGCCGGATAACCGACCTTTTTCATGAGCGGAATGGTAAAGGTGCCGGTGGTCACCACGTTGGCGATGGAAGAGCCCGACACCATGCCCGTCATGCCGCTGGCCAGAACCGCCGCCTTTGCCGGGCCGCCCTTGTAGCGCCCGAGCAGGCTCATGGCCAGGTCGATGAAGAACTTGCCGGCCCCGGCCTTGTCGAGCAGGGCGCCGAAAAGCACGAAGAGAAACACGATGCGCGCCGACACCCCCAGGGGGATGCCGTAGATGCCCTCGGTGGTCAGGCTAATCTGGCTGACGTAGCGCGCCAGACTCACGCCCCTAAAGGCAAGAAAATCGGGCATGTAGGGCCCGAAAAAGGCGTAGAGAGTGAAAATCAGGGCGATCACCGGAAGGGCCGGACCGATCACCCGGCGCGCCGCTTCGAGCAATACGACCAC
Proteins encoded in this region:
- a CDS encoding ExeA family protein, which gives rise to MYLDYFGLQEAPFSIAPDPRYLFMSEHHREALAHLVYGIRSEGGFVLLTGEVGTGKTTVCRCLLEQLPDDCEVAFVLNPKVTSRELLATICDELEIAYPEGNQSVKVFVDRINAYLLANHAAGRRTVVIIDEAQNLSVSVLEQLRLLTNLETNREKLLQIILLGQPEFRDILARQELRQFSQRITARYHLRPLAYEEMVSYVHHRLQVAGLARAASTDLFPRSVLRRLHGLSGGVPRMVNLLCDRALLGVFAKEQRRVTPAILRQAAREVFGERPARPVALLRWVGVGVTAVAVAAVVAAGVYFYDGGGEGVQVLAAQSASDEAVDEAPPGEANEAGEARALDDLSWPGSVAPDLSGALALQGLLARWDMDVMPSAGADPCAFVQELGLRCLRDRGNFRTLEVLDRPALLRIYRDEHSYEVALVGLDGDRASLVVGGEERQVAVADIEAHWLGEFTLVFREPPDYSGNLHPGARDPFVLWLDQRLAEIDGRDWEPRTRPDYDERLVQEVRRFQLSRGLQPDGIVGSKTLIQLGNALGSAEPRLSKAGS
- a CDS encoding nickel-dependent hydrogenase large subunit yields the protein MAKIVLDPVTRIEGHLRIETQVAAGRVTEAWSKGEMFRGFEALLQGRDPLDAPVITQRICGVCPISHALSSCKAIESATGLNVPANGRYLRNLILGANYLQSHILHFYHLSALDFVHVEALLDYSGRDPVLLDLKHWAQSELNTNRVLPVAPFLPKLPGDYAQNAQWNLGALSNYVEALDIRREAHRMAALVGGKMPHAATLVPGGVTCATDADMLEDFRSRLRRVRRFIERCYIPDVLQAARLYPEYATVGRGVARFLSYGVFDEESTTWMPAGTLNGRGHERLDLSLIHEDTTTGFYRGNHKSHPQNAPSPIPQTDKPRAYSWLKAPRYNGLSYEVGPLARIMVAAAAGEPSIVDPLTDFLREARLGQDQLASTLGRHAARAFEAQLIAARMENWLDAVTPGAPAILPYQNSDAGNGVGLIEAPRGALGHWISLKSGRIGSYQCIVPSTWNFSPRDGDQNPGPVESALVGTAVNPEFKGLEVARVVRSFDPCIACAVH
- a CDS encoding universal stress protein, whose translation is MLPVYRTLLYATDLSSNAAHAFRHALALARRFEARIHILHVLPEVEPAVLNFVATVMGEERLADMELDHKDEVRQEIRMRLEAFAREEIGDPNEGATLVSEIHVRHGNPVARILSEADEIDADLIVLGSHGKGRLHYTFLGSVAEKVLHRSKRPVLVVPLG
- a CDS encoding methyl-accepting chemotaxis protein, translated to MRINIQWRVGGLLALVLVIAFGASILIATTQTRGLLHNISEQALGALDRAGNDRALNVFNSFETGAAGSIERGEMDIFRELIQDLGAIAGVEEIGLTDPEGLIVYTNRPEQLNRPLNPADFSETVASGYDLLKKEQGDSLFLARGHYLTADCLRCHFNARLNDLSGVLYLRYDMKDIRETAALMAAATDQAGLSSMRTGLATGLGGLIAALVCTHVLLGRLVKTPVVRLRAMMQGLSDGRLVQRLGMTRQDEIGDTARAMDALADSLRDEVVQTLTRLADGDLTGSVRPRAAEDVVRGSLKKLSEDLRNTITQIHQSADQISCGANQVASASQNLSKGATDQAASLEEISASMNEIASQTRQGAENASGAGGLIHEIQEAAGQGQKRMGEMVQAMTNINQAGHNIEKIIKTIDEIAFQTNLLALNAAVEAARAGQHGRGFAVVAEEVRSLAGRCANAAQETSLLIADAVEKAESGAQIARGTQESFASIVGGIENITKLVAEIATSTQDQAEGISQVNLGLGQVDQVTQQNTANAEQSAAAAEELAGQSRHLRELMGRFKLPSTRLLG
- a CDS encoding TRAP transporter permease, which translates into the protein MNQGEGLKAAQRLKEEEELGLRRPQGWQLYLVAAIALSWSLFQLSIASWLLLDTTYIRAIHLAFALLIVFLAYPTLGRDVRIPGLRWLGEKHKIPIPDMILAVLAALAALYIVLDYEGIAMRVGRPSMFDMVVGIFLVVVLLEAARRVIGPALPVIALIFTLYAFFGPYMPDFLAFRGVSLARYVSQISLTTEGIYGIPLGVSARIVFLFVLFGALLDKAGAGKFFIDLAMSLLGRYKGGPAKAAVLASGMTGMVSGSSIANVVTTGTFTIPLMKKVGYPAKKAAAIEVAVSTNGQLMPPIMGAAAFIIAEYVNISYLEVVKAAAIPAFASYFALFFLTHLEASKLGMRGLTKAEMPVFFAILRSGFYYLVPILVLLYELIIPRHSPDLAAYRAILVLAVIMLLQHPVKALIYGGSPLQGLKQGAMDILSGLISGGRNMVAVAVATAAAGIIVGVVTLGLGGLITDIINTLSRGNLYLMLLITALASLILGMGLPTTANYIVMASLTAPALVTIAGWQGFEVPLIAAHLFVFYFGILADDTPPVGLAAYAASAIARSDPIPTGLQAFAYDIRTAVLPFMFIFNTDMLLVGVEGYFLPFYIFGMTCIGAFAFVSATQCWFVTRTRWYELIMLLGVALIMFRPGFFAGFIGIENHYLSYMVGLALYLVIFALQKLRTRKPSAAAA
- a CDS encoding hydrogenase small subunit; translated protein: MKMTRRTFLKDAGIFVAALGLEPVWLPKMADALEDMAYGRAPILWLQGLSCSGCSVSLLNSESPGPADLITRYLSLYFHQTLSAATGPAAKDAVERAIAKGGYILVVEGAVPLTLKEACKFADENFADQLLRAARSAQAVVSTGTCAAFGGIPAAPPNLTGAAGVDAALKQAGLRRPLINLPGCPAHPAWIVGTLMQVLKVGMPDLDAHLRPKIFYDHLLHEQCPLFALYQKKHFAENLGEEGCLFKMGCQGVITQADCSLRGWNGGVSWCIRGRSNCIGCARPEFALDPRFAFFRLNEENLF